The following proteins come from a genomic window of Coffea arabica cultivar ET-39 chromosome 11c, Coffea Arabica ET-39 HiFi, whole genome shotgun sequence:
- the LOC140016462 gene encoding uncharacterized protein, whose translation MPTGHLAKWQMILSEFDIVFTSQKAVKGQALADHLAENPNDDDYQPLHTYFPDEEVLLVGAVLVSPEGKHYPGAAKLQFACTNNMAEYEACIFGLKMALEMEVKELIAFSDSDLLVHQTLKQWITKDSKILPYHCNLLNLARQFQSLEFRHLPRTRNVFADALATLSSMRQYPDELGIKPIRIQLQDKPAHCWVINKTSGNSPWYNDIKEFMKIGSYPSEATANDKGFLRRMASKFFLNGEILYKRNSDLNLLRCIDEDEA comes from the exons ATGCCAACTGGGCATCTGGCCAAATGGCAGATGATTCTTTCAGagtttgatattgttttcacttcgCAAAAGGCCGTCAAGGGACAAGCTCTAGCCgatcatttggcagaaaatccaaACGATGATGACTATCAACCGCTCCATACTTATTTCCCCGATGAGGAGGTTTTACTTGTTG GAGCAGTTCTCGTATCTCCAGAAGGGAAGCATTACCCTGGGGCCGCTAAATTGCAATTTGCCTGCACAAATAATATGGCTGAGTATGAAGCCTGTATCTTTGGTCTTaaaatggctttggaaatgGAAGTTAAAGAGTTGATAGccttcagtgattcagatttacTTGTGCACCAAACGTTGAAGcaatggataaccaaagattccaAAATCTTGCCATACCATTGTAATTTGCTCAATTTGGCTAGACAATTTCAAAGTTTGGAATTCAGACATCTCCCACGAACCCGAAATGTATTTGCCGATGCTTTAGCCACCTTATCTTCTATGAGACAATATCCGGACGAACTAGGAATCAAGCCTATCCGGATCCAACTCCAGGACAAGCCTGCTCATTGTTGGGTCATAAACAAAACATCTGGCAATAGCCCTTGGTACAATGATATTAAGGAGTTCATGAAAATCGGGTCTTACCCTTCAGAAGCTACTGCAAATGACAAGGGTTTCCTGCGTAGAATGGCCTCGAAGTTTTTCTTAAACGGAGAGATATTGTACAAAAGGaattcagatttgaacctcttaaGGTGCATCGATGAAGATGAAGCTTAA